The region TCATCCGGACGATTACGCTTTGGCAAAGAAGCTTGCATCGGCATTGTCGATCGAATTGCCACCGGCTAGCCCACCGGGTTACGAAGCACCAACTTACGAGAAGCCAGCCGCGGAACCAAAACTGGTGGACGCGACGACTCCAGCGGAGCCAGCGCCGATCGAAGAGTTTGATAACGCTGGCGACAAGGCCAGCGAATTCAACCTGCCCGAAAATAGCGATGGCGAATCACCCGCCGAAGGGGCCAGCGAATTACAGGAACAAGCTGCTGAACCTGCAGCCGAGCAGCAATCGGAGCAGCCGGCCGAATCGAGCGAAGCGGCAGCCGCAGAAGAACCTGCTGCGGAAGCTTCCAGCGAAGCGGACCAACCAAACCAAACAGAGCAAGCCGGCGAAGACGCACCGGCCGCTGAAGCTGCGGCTTCAGAGGGTGACGCTTCGGCCGATGCGGCCGCTGAATCTTCCGAGCCTGTCCGTCGGCCTCGCCCAGAACAGGCAAAGATCGACAAGTGCATCAAGGAGTGGCAGATCGGTCGCTATCGAACAGCACAACTGGTCGATTGGCTTTGCGATCCATTTGGCGAATCGGCCAATACCGGGGATCCACCCGGTGTGCTCAATACCATGCCAACGTTAAAAACGCTAAAGCCTGGCGACCAAGTGATTGGTGTCGTGGTCGGCGTGATGAGTTTTGGCGTATTTGTTGAACTGGCACCCGATTGCAGCGGATTGATCCATGTCAGTCGCCTGAGCGATGGCTTTGTCGAAGATCTCAACGAGGCCATTCAAGTCGGCGATGTCGTTACCGCTTGGGTCACCGGGATCGATGAAAAACGTCGCCGCGTGGGACTCAGTGCGTTGTCGCCAGAGCGCGAAGCCGAGCTGGAGCAAGAGCGTCAGACTCGTGGTGCCGGACAGCGTCGCGGAGAAGCGGGCGGTCGTGGTGGTGCCGGCGGCGGTCGCGGAGGACGTGGTCAGGGCCAAGGCAATGCTGGTGGCGGTCAAGGTCGTGCGGGTGGTCAAGCTCGTTCCGGTGGACAGGCCCGATCTGGTGGTCAAGGACGCTCCGGCGGACAAGGCCGTTCAGGTGGAGGTCAAGGGAAGTCGGGTGGCGGACGCGACAACCAGCGTGGCGGACGCGGTCGATCCAACGATCGTGGCGGACGAAAGCAACATCGTTCGGAATCCTATCGCGTTGTTTCGAAGCCAGAAGTCAAGCCGATCACCGATGCGATGCAAAAAGGCGACGAGCCACTGCGTTCATTCGGCGATTTGATGCAGTTCTATTCGAAGCAAGAACCCGGCGACGAAGCACCTCCAGCAAAGAAAGAAAACAAGGCGAAACCGCCAAAAGCGGAAGAGCCAAAGCCAGCTGATGCTCCCGCTCCGGCGGAGCAAAAGCCTGCAGAATCTGATGCGGCACCGGCGCAAGATGGCGGTGAGGCAGCGGAGGGCCAGGCATGAGCGATGACTTTAAATCGCGTCTGCAATCGGCGATCGAGCGCGGTGAGAAACGTCGTGATCGATCGCAGTCGGAAGCGAAACGACAGGAGTTGACTGAGGAGGAGCTGAAGCGGCTTCACACATCCTTTCGTCTTTCGCTTTCAGAACGGATTGAAGGCAAGATTAAAGACATCATCGATGCGTTCCCCGGATTTCGTCAGGAAGCCCTCTTTGGCGAAGTCGGTTGGGGAACGGCATGCTACCGAGACGATTTGCTGATCCAAAGTGGTCGGCGAACCAGTCAATACAGTCGATTCGAAATGGTCATTCGGCCTTACAGCGATCTGCGTGTGCTGGATCTGAAAGGCAAAGCGACGATTCAGAATCGTGAATTCTTCAACCGGTCTCTATTTCGCAATATCGATGAAGTTGAGATCGAAGAGTTTGAAGAAGTGATCGACGCGTGGACTATCGAGTACGCCGAACAGTACGCTGCGAAAAACTAGCAGCCGTTGCGTCCTGCCGCTGCGACGCTTCGCGGCGGCGTGGCAATCGTGTGGGCCAGTTTTAAGTAGACGGTTCAAGTTGCCTGATTGCAGTATCGGCAACAAGAAACGCCAGCGACCACATTGGATGATCACTGGCGTCGATAAGCGAATTATGAATTCGGCGGAGCTGCGTTCGGCCTCTCGTTCAGATTACTCTTGCTCGGCAAGATAGCGTTCGGCATCGAGAGCAGCCATGCAGCCGGTTCCCGACGACGTAATCGCTTGGCGATAGTAATCGTCCGCCACGTCGCCAGCGGCAAAAACGCCTTCGACCGACGTGTTGGTTCGGAAAGGCTTTTTCCAGACGATGTATCCGCTGTCCTTCATTTCGACAGCACCGTCCAGGAACGCAGTGTTAGGCGTGTGACCGATCGCGACAAACAGGCCACCGACGTCCAGGTCTTTGATCGAACCGTCGGTCGTGCTTTTGATTTTCAGGCCGGTGACAACGTTACCGTCGCCAACGACTTCGTCCACACTGGTGTTCCAAAGGATTTCGATGTTCGGGTGCGACGTGGCTCGGTCCTGCATGACCTTGCTGGCACGCATTTCGTCACGGCGGATCAGCATGTAGATCGTTTTGGCGTCTTTCAAGTTGGCCAAATACACGGCTTCTTCGACTGCCGAGTCACCGCCCCCGACAACGGCCAATGGTTTTGCACGGAAGACTGGCAATGCCCCGTCGCAAACCGCACAGGCGCTGACGCCTTTGTTTTTGTAGGCTTCTTCGCTTTCGAGCCCGAGGTAGTTCGCACGAGCCCCGGTGGCGATGATCACCGTTTTGGCTTCGACGGTCTTGCCGCCGCTGGTGGTCAGCTTTTTTACATCGCCGGACAAGTCAACGCTAACGATGTCTTCGCCAACGACTCGGGTGCCGAAGTTCAACGCTTGCTGTTTCATCAGCTCCATCAACTCGATCCCTTGGACCGCGTAGTGTGGTGTGATGTCACTGAGGCTGAATCTGGATTTGCCTTTACCCTTGGAGTGCTCGGGTCCGGGGATCGCTGGCAGGTTGTAATGACGACCCGCATCAACGGCCGATTCGACAAACGCACGGATGTTCCCAGCTGGAAATCCCGGATAGTTTTCGACTTCGGTTGTGAACGCGAGTTGTCCAAGTGGGATCATTTCCGCTTTCACGGTGCCTTCGTAGACAACCGGATCCAGGTTTGCCCGGGCAGCATAAATTGCGGCTGACCAACCGGCGGGACCACTGCCAATGATGATGGTTTTTTCGATCGAGTCGCTCACCGTTTTACGGCTCCTTTTCTAATTGCAGATGCCCAGCAAATCTTTCACAGCCCAGACGGGCTCCGTACCAGCGGAGTCGGTGGGCTTCATGATGTTCGGATGATTCGGTACCGAACTGCCAAACAGGTTTCTTTAGGCGGAATTATAGGAGTCGACAAGTAGGCCGGGAACCATGAGCAAATCGTTCAATTCGACGAATTCGTCGCGGTTTACCAATCACATCGCCAAATCCGGCCTCAGCTGCAGTTTCAGGGCCCCAATCAACTAGCCCGCGTTTTTCGGCTAAACTGACGCCAGCGTTTTTGACCGACGGTTGTGTGTTCGTTCTAAGACCTGAACACCGACGGTTTGAGCGTTCTGCTCAAAAGTACAACCGGTCCAGTCACGAACTCTCTTCCACCACCCCCCGTTATCCTGCCTTTCCCCAATCCCAGAAGTTCCGGAATCGATCCGGCTAGATATGAGCACCTTGGTTGTCGCAGTTTTGTCGATGGTTGGGTTCATCGTTGCCTACAACACCTACGGACGATGGCTTGCCAAGCGATTGTTCGCACTGACAGACGATGCGACGATGCCCAGCGTCGAATGTCGTGATGATGTTGATTTTGTACCGACCCGAAAATCAATCGTCTTTGGCCACCATTTCACCAGCATCGCCGGAACCGGGCCGATTGTTGGGCCGGCGCTTGCCGTGTTCTGGGGATGGTTGCCGGCTCTGTTGTGGGTGATCTTTGGATCAATCTTGATCGGTGGGGTCCACGATTTGGCAGCCTTGGTCATTTCGATTCGAAACCGCGGCCAAACCATCGGTCAAGCGGCGGGGCGACTGATTTCGTCACGTGCCAAGATCTTGTTCTTGGTCGTCCTGGCATTGGCCCTTTCGATCGTGTTGGCAGTGTTCGGATTGGTGATCGCCAACATCTTCAATTTGTATCCCGAATCGGTCCTTAGCGTTTGGGTCGCGATGCCAATCGCAGTCGTGATCGGGTTGCGTTATCGACAAGGCGGCGGATTGGTCGTTCCGAGTCTGATCGGATTAGCGCTGCTTTATGTCGCCGTTTATGTGGGCGCATATTGGCTTCCGCTCGATTTGGCCAACATGTTGCCCGCCGAACATGCTTACTTGAACCCGGTGGTTGTGTGGACGTTCGCGTTACTCGCGTATGCTTTCGTCGCATC is a window of Stieleria sp. JC731 DNA encoding:
- a CDS encoding NAD(P)/FAD-dependent oxidoreductase, which produces MSDSIEKTIIIGSGPAGWSAAIYAARANLDPVVYEGTVKAEMIPLGQLAFTTEVENYPGFPAGNIRAFVESAVDAGRHYNLPAIPGPEHSKGKGKSRFSLSDITPHYAVQGIELMELMKQQALNFGTRVVGEDIVSVDLSGDVKKLTTSGGKTVEAKTVIIATGARANYLGLESEEAYKNKGVSACAVCDGALPVFRAKPLAVVGGGDSAVEEAVYLANLKDAKTIYMLIRRDEMRASKVMQDRATSHPNIEILWNTSVDEVVGDGNVVTGLKIKSTTDGSIKDLDVGGLFVAIGHTPNTAFLDGAVEMKDSGYIVWKKPFRTNTSVEGVFAAGDVADDYYRQAITSSGTGCMAALDAERYLAEQE